AATTGATGGTCGGGTACATGTGGTAAATCTGGTGCGGAGGCCGAAGAAACAAAATCACTTACCAGCAAACCAGCCCCGTCTTCCCCCATCAAGTCGATCATCGTTTGCATATGCTGAGAGCGAATAGCGATCATTGTCTCTTCAAATCGTGGATGGGTATCACCCACAGCTTTGACAACCAGATGAATTAATTGACTTAACAAACAGCTCGAACAGACAACATCAAATGGGTTCGGCAGATTCAAATTCACCGGCTGAGATAGTTTCAATATAATATCAGTCAGATTTGAACCGGCATTACTGTCGTCTTCATTCCATGCGGCAAGCTGTTCACCAATTCCGGTCAAATCACTTTTGTGTAGAAAAATTGAGGGCTCATTTTCTAAGGACTGAGACTGAATTGCACGTTCCAATGCAACTCCATCTATGTCAACCAGATGAATCTCACTGAATGCATGTAGTAATTGTTTCAAATTAAGGTCATTACAATTTCCTGCTCCTAAAACACATAACCGACCTCGATTCTCACCTGCCAGATCATTCAGATGACCAGTAAGCATCTTCCGGTGCGTGGCCCCCTCTTCCCAATTGGGAACACTATCCCGATTGAAACGAAACTGTTCCTCAAATAATTCGTTCATTGCAGAAGTTTTATGACTCCGAAATCCCTGGTAATTGCTCTGGTTATATTGATAGAGTCAACTGTACGTCATACATCAAATATATCAATCGAAAACTGATGAGAATCGCATTTTTGGCTATCACTAAATCATTTCGTTAGCCAAACTAGTGCTTTATGAGTTTTTTATTTAGATCTTTTTGAATCTTTTAAACTTTTCCAACTGATCACTTTAGAAACAATGAGAACTAATAAAAATAGCTTCTCGTCCAAGAGTTTCTATCGTTTTTCTGAATGCCATTTGTAATGTTATTTTTTGTAATTGCGTGCCTGGTCCCTTCATTTCTGATTTCTTTTCTGGCAACGGCTGCCATGCGCAAACTGGCCCCCAAATGGGGACTCATTGACCAGCCTGCACAAAGAAAAGTACACACGAATCCCACACCGTTGGGTGGTGGAGTAGGTATCTGGCTTGGTGTCGTTGTTCCCATTGGCATGGCCCAGTTGATTGTTTTGATTCTCTTGAAATCAGGCGCGACTCCCTCCTGGATCCCACAGGAACTAGCCCCACATTTAGAAGGAGTACTCTATCGCTCACAACTGTTATGGGCTGTGCTGGCTGGTGGAACGATCCTATCTGTCATGGGGCTGCTTGACGACAAAATCAATATCTCATGGAAGCCGCGTTTGATCATTCAACTACTGGTTGCAATGGGGTTGGTTTTTGCAGGTGTGCGAGGAACACTTTTTATCCAGCAGCCGTGGATCGGCATGTTATTGACTGTGGCCTGGATCATTGTGCTCGTTAACTCTTTAAATTTTCTGGACAACATGGATGGATTGACATCGGGAATCGGTCTAATCGCCGCGGTGCTGTTTGCATTGATTATGTTGCGATTTACCAGTGAACCGCGATGGCTCGTTGCTGGTGTGTTACTGGTTCTCGCTGGTTCAATTTCTGGTTTTTTATGTCACAATTGGCCTCCTGCTAAAATTTTCATGGGAGATTCCGGGAGCTATTTTATTGGCTTGATCCTCTCCACAATGACGATCCTCGGCACATTTTACTCCGGCAATTCAGCACAGGGAGAACCCGTTGCCAGCCGACATGTCATCCTGGCCCCTCTTTGTATTCTGGCAATTCCGCTCTACGATTTCTGTACGGTCATGGTGATAAGACTAAAAGAGGGACGCAGCCCTTTTCATGCCGATAAAAGCCATTTCTCTCACCGCCTGGTGGAACTTGGTCTGAGTAAACGAAATACTGTTCTTACCATCCATTTGGCAACATTGACAACGGGAGTCGCGGGGCTGATTCTCTATGAAGTCTCGTCATGGGATGCAGCATTACTCATCATATTACTGATTGTGTGTGTGCTTTCTATTGTCACAATACTGGAAAACGCAGGTCGGAAAAATCGAGAATGAGTAAACGCCGAAAACAACATCGGTCACAGTCATCTCATAGCAAACCCGATCCCGCTGCGCCTGAACACCATCCACTGCTTTCGTTGTTGAACGGAGTTCAACTGTTTCTTGTTGGCACATTGATCACAACACGTTATTTTCTGCCTGCAGAATCAGCTCCACAGGGGGATACACTACACATAGCGCTTGGCTGGTTCATCGTCGTCATTCTGTTTTCTAGCTCTTTACTATTGGATCGTTCCTGGACGCCTCGTCTTGACCGCTACGATTTTGGGGTATGGCTACTTGTTTCAGGTCAGGTAATCGCAACGATGGTGATGATTTTGATTACCGAGGGACAGAAACGAGCTGCTTTGAATCTAATGTGGGAATGGGTATCCCTCGGACTCTCCTTCTCGTTAATTCGACGAATCATTGCTACCACACAATTGCGCACAGTCTTATTACAAGGACTCTTAACAACGATTGTCCTGTTATCGGTTTATGGAATCTGGCAACATCATTGGATGTATGGCCAATTAGCCGAAGAATATCTCTCCGCGCGACAGCAATTTGATACGGCTTCCACGCCGGCCGAGCGTTCCGAATTTCAGAAGAAACTCCTATCAATGGGTGTCCCCGCTGATGCCTTATCGGGCAGCGGCCAACAACTATTTGAACAACGTCTGCTGGATAGCACAGAGCCATTAGGTATGTTTGCATTGGCAAATACATTTGCCGGTTTGCTCGCAGTCGGATTTCTGATTGCATTTTCACAGACGGTACATGCCCTTTTTGACAAAACCAGACATGTCACTTCAAAAGGAAGTCGATTCAAATCCTGGATCCTGTTGCTTCCCACAATCCTCATCGGCTATTGCCTGATCCTGACGAAAAGCCGCACTGCCTGGGTCGGCGTGGTGGGAGGCCTCGTTAGTCTTGGTATACTGAAGCTGATTCGACACAAAGAACAAAGTCAGGCATGGAAAAAGCAAGCGATCAAATGGGGAAGCATGGCTGGGATCATATTGCTTGGCTTTTTTCTTCTGGCAACATTCAGTGGTGGTTTTGATAAAGAGGTTTTGACAGAAGCTCCCAAATCACTGAAATATCGGCTGGAATGGTGGACTGCTACCTGGGATCTGATAAAAGAATCCCCGCTTTGGGGAACAGGTCCGGGAAACTTTCGCGAGCATTATTTGAAATACAAGCTTCCTGGCTCTAGTGAAGAAATTGCGGATCCTCACAACCTGTTTCTCGATGTCTGGGCCAATGGTGGAATGATAGCTTTCACTGGTTTATTAACCGTTCTTATGCTGGCCTGTTATCATTGGGTCATCAAACCATCAGCTTCCAGTAACGAATCCAAGACTGAAATAGATTCGTTTCAAAATGAAATGTCTACCAGTCAAGTGGCTTTGCTACTCGGTTTTATATTCGCATTCCCATTCTTGTGGGGGATTCAATTATTTCTACAATCCATTGATGAAACCCTGCTCTGGATCTTCTGCCTCGGTTGGTTGGTACTTTATTTTATGTTGAATTTGGGTTGGAAGACAGACGATGAATTCCAGCAGATAGAGGACCGCTCCTCTTTACTTTCGCTGTCATTAGCAGCCGGGTTTGTTGCTCTCAGTATTCATCTGCTGGGAGCAGGTGGCATTGCCATGCCAGCCATCACCCAAACATGGTTTTTGCTCCTCGCATTGGCTGTGCCTGTTACCTGTCAACAGGCACATGAAAGTGGAAACCTGCCACTAAAGAGCAGTTCTGGTAAATCTAAGCCTCTGAAATCTATACATTTGAAAACCTTACTCTTATTTGTCTGTCTTTTAATGATTGTTTTCTTCGTCTGGTCATCATTTGCGCCAACAATCCACCGAAAAAGACTCGTAATAAAAGGCGAACAGGCACTTCTGCGTGGTCGGTCCGCCCAGAGTGCTCAACGGTTTTTCAGACAAGCAACCCAGACAGACCCACTTTCTCCCGGTCCCTGGCAAGCTTTAGCACAGATAAATTTTAACCAATGGACTCAGCGCGAGCACGATGACCGTGATGCATTTGATCAAGGAGTAAAGCAACTAAAAGAGGCTATCAGGCGGAATCCCTTCAACCCACTCAGTTACTTTGAGTTAGGGCAGAAATTTTTCCAAGAATATCATATATCTAAAACACAAGCTGACTTAGATGATGCCATCGATAACCTGAATCAGGCAGTCACCGGCTATCCTAATAATGCCCGCTATCGAGCTGCTCTCGCCGAAGTTTTATTTGAGGCAGGTCAAATAAATGAGAGCCAGGGCGAGGCAAGACAAGCCATTGATTTAGACGAGGCGAATCATCAAGCTCAACACATTGACAAATATCTGAGTGAAAAGACTTTAAATAAAATGAAAGAGATAATTAACCTAAGTCATAGGAATCAGAATTGAACTCCGGCAACCTTAGGTTCATAATATCATTGGGTATCATTTACCAAGTGATTTGAAATGTATTTGCTACCTGATTTTGTTTTCGTATTATAATCTCAATTAATAAATTCATCGCTGGTGTAAATATGAATCTTCGAGCTATTCTCACAACCATTGTTGTTTTAATTGCTGCTCTTGCAGGAACTATCTGGTTAGGAAGAGGTAACAGCACACTAGAGACCGGAAATTCTGGGAACCCGCAAAAATCGGTAGAAGATGACCGACCTCAAGTTTCAGAGACCGGTCCCTACCCTAAAGCAGTTGTAGATGAAGAACTCTATAAATTTGGAGAAATGGCAGTTGGGCAATCTCTATCACATAAATTTGTGCTAAAAAATGAGGGAGAAGCTCCACTGGAGGTGAAAAAAGGAAATACAACCTGCAAGTGCACACTCAGTGAAATGAAAGACAATGCGGTCGCACCAGGCGAGTCAATTGAAATCGAACTCATCTGGACGCCGAAGACCCCACAAGAAACCTTTGGGCAAACTGCGACGATTTGGACCAATGATCCTAAAAACCAGGAAATGAAATTACAAATCGAAGGCACAGTCAATAACCTGATTTCCTTCACTGGTGATTCACTGGGTAGCCCGAATTGGTCTCTCCCTGTCATGTCAACCGAAGAGCCTGTATCGTTCACGGGAAAAATTCATACCAAGTATCTCGATGATTTTAAAATCTTAGAGATGATATCTAGTAATCCCGGTTTAACTTCTTCCTCGAAACCACTTACTCCAGAAGAATTAAAAGAAGTTGATGCCAAATCTGGATATGGAATAAAAATTACTGGAGACCCCAATAAATTTCCACTTGGTGGATTTATGGAACGATTGACTGTCAAAACAGACATTCCTAATAATTTGAAATCTGAGAAGCCAGACAAAGCACACAAACATGCTGATCATGATGGTCATGATCATAAACATGATGAACAAGCAGAGTACAAGGAATTTGTGATTCAAGTCTCAGGAAATCACACGGGGCCCATTCGTATTGTGCCCACTTTTGGAGTTCACTGGAATCCCAAAACCATGGTCCTTAATCTGGGGGAATTTGATTCTAAGGAAGGAAAAGAAGTTACACTTTCCATGTTTGTGGAAGGAACAGAACAACCCTTGAAAATATTGAGTCAGGAAATTGTACCTGATTTTCTCAAATTTGAACTCAAAAAAGATGACAAGTTTCAATCGAAAACAAAACAACGCTACGAACTGAAATTTGGAGTACCAGCTGGAAAACCTTCCATGTCATTTGGTCGAGGGAACTTAGCCAATGTAAAGTTACAGACCAACCATCCGAACGCAAAAGAGATCAACTTCCGTGTTCGGTTTATCTCGCTGTAGACTAAATGTCTTTAATATCCTAGCGCTCCCAATTGAAGATACTTCATTTTTTGGACTTTAATACCTGAACTATCCGGGGCTGGAGCCAGATCTACTTTGACGCAATACCATGCTATGAACTAAAATAGGTGAAGAGGGCTTCTTATTGTGTTTATTCCCCTCATACATTCCCATGGAAGGTTGCATTGAATGTTTTATAAAAGAAACTCAGAGCATCATTATCGGGTTGCCCTGCTCGCTAGCATTCTCTTGCTGGTTGGTTGCGAAAAGAAACTATCTTCCCCCCCTATAGCAAAGAATTCAGATTCAACAGTCACTGAAAACCAGTCAGCACATTCTGAGACAGAAAAACCCGTTACGACCGACACTGCTGAAAAGACTTCTGCTGCACAGACACATCAAAAAACGGAATCTGGCCATCACAAATCAGCTTCCAAAAGTTCTCCAAGACCTCTTTTTAAAGACTGGCCTGCTCCCAAGCTGGCAATCATACTTACCGGTGAACGTCGTGGTTACCTCGAACCTTGTGGCTGTACCCAAAATCAAACTGGAGGCGTTTCTCTACTTGCTAATCTTGTCAAAAAGATCGAAGATCAAAAATGGCCAGTGACTGCCTTTGATCTAGGGGGGCTTGTCAAACGAAACCGCCGCCAAAGTCAGATTAAATATGAGACCATTTTGGCATCAATGAAAGACATGAAGTATGCTGGTATAGGTTTGGGTCCTGAAGAACTTCGGTTTGGTGCTGATATTTTCCTGCAACTGCATAACCCAGAACCAGCATCTCCTAACACAACGCCCACATTTCTGGCAGCTAATATTCTTATTCTGGAGACTCCCGATCTGGGTAAAAGCCATTTCAAAATTATTGAAGTGGGTGGGGTGAAGATTGCTGTGACTTCCATCATTGGAAAAAGTCGGATGGAAAAAGTCCCCGATATCGTTTGGCAAGAACCAGTTAAAGTACTACCAGAAGTCATTAAAAAAATGCAAGCAGCGAAACCTGATTTGATGGTTCTGCTTTCTCAATCGGACAAGGAAGAATCAAAGTCCATCGCTGAAAAACTTCCCGTTTTTGATATCCTGTTGACCGCCGGCGGTGTGGAAGATCCAATTGGGAAACCAACATTTATCGGCAAAACGATGATGGTTGATGTTGGTCATAAAGGAAAAAATGCCGGCGTCGTTGGTTATTATCCAGAAAGCGCAGCCAAGGATGATCCATCTAAACGATTCCGATTCACGGTGATCGAACTTGATAAGCAACGCTTTCAGGACACACCACGTATGGCCGAGCATATGCAATTTTATCAAGATCGTCTGAAACAAGAAGATTTGGCTGCGAAGGAGCTACCCATTGACCATCCACGCGGCGCGACATATGTTGGGGCAGAAACATGTGGTGAGTGCCACACAAAAGCATATGAAAAATGGCTCACTACCGCGCATGCTCATGCTTACGAAAGTCTCATCACCGGCCGAGAAGACCAGAAAGGGCAGAACGTCATTTCACGTATCTATGATCCAGAATGTCTTTCCTGCCATGTCACCGGTTGGCATCCACAGGATGTGATCCGTTATAAAAGTGGTTTTGTCAACAAAAAAGAATCTCCGCATTTACTGGGACAGCAATGCGAAAACTGCCATGGTCCTGGAAGTGGACACATCGAACTAGTCGATATGGACAAACTCGAAGAAGCCAAAAAAGTGATGCGGGTTACACTGGATGAAGCTAAAAAGAAAACCTGCTATCAGTGCCACGATCTGGACAATAGCCCCAATTTCGAATTTGACTCTTATTGGGAAAAAGTCAAACACCCCTGGCGGGATTAAAATGCTGGAAGTAGAACAAAAATTTGCCATCTCTGACAAAAACAATCTGATACAACAACTCAAGCATATTGGCGCCAGCCGTGTAAATTCCCTGAAACAGCAAGATCACTATTTTGCACATCCTACCCGTAATTTTGCTGAGACAGACGAGGCAATTCGTATTCGCTGTAACGGGTCCAATAATCGAATCACGTATAAAGGCCCAAAACTCTCAACAATCAGCAAAGTGCGTCAGGAGATTGAACTGGAATTTGAGTCAGGTCAACGCGCATTTGAACAATTGGCGGAAATGCTTGAAATTCTGGGGTTTCAACCTCTCAAAGCTGTCAAAAAAGTACGCACCCCCTTCAGCTATTCACACGGCCAACATACTTTTGAAATTACGATAGACGAGGTGGAAGAACTCGGAACTTTTGCAGAAATTGAATTAATGGCAGAGGAATCTGAACTCACCAATGCGGAAGAAGCCATCATTGAATTGGCAAGATCTTTGGGATTATCCAATCCGATTCGGAATTCTTATTTAGGGATGTTGCTTGAAAATAAACCTTAATTTGGTCCCCTAACAGTGTCTTGCAAATTTTGAATCTTTCCTGTGATTTATTCCTTTTCAGATTGGCTGAATTCTGAAATAATTACTGTCAGATATATTTCTCTCATGTTTTCTATTGTGACAGGAGAAAAACTTGCTAGTATATATTCGTCCACAATAGACATTTCCCTTTAAATCTATGGGTCGAGACGGCGTTCAATAATGACGTCCCCGCAATTCTCGACAAATTAGGCACTTGCTTCGCCTGACGAACTCATTCTCAATTGCGGGGCAACTGTCATATTATTGAAGGAAGACCTCAATGGCTGCAAAGGCACGATCAAAACGAGCCGCTAGTACAAACACAACTCAAAACAACGGTTCCGCCACTCCTGATGGAATGCTTGATAATGCTCTCGGGCAAATTGAGCAGGCCTTTGGTAAAGGCGCCATCATGAAATTAACGGGAGACAATGCGCAAGTTGTCCCCGCCATCGCTAGTGGTGCCCTTTCACTCGACTTGGCTCTAGGTGGTACCGGCTTTCCTCGCGGACGGATTATTGAATTATATGGCCCGGAATCAAGTGGTAAAACCACACTCGCATTACATGTGATCGCAAATGCACAAAAAGAAGGAGGCATCGCCGCTTTCATTGATGCTGAGCATGCACTCGACCCAATCTGGGCTAAAAAACTCGGAGTCAACATCTCGGAATTATTGGTTAGTCAGCCTACTTATGGTGAAGAGGGGCTGCAAATTGCCGAAATGCTGATCAAATCGAACTCTGTGGATGTGATCGTCGTCGACTCGGTCGCTGCATTAGTTCCCAAAGCAGAACTGGATGGCGAGATTGGTGATACCCACGTTGGTCTCCAGGCCCGCATGATGAGTCAAGCCATGCGAAAGTTGACAGGAGCTATTTCTAAGTCCAAAACGACCGTGATATTCATCAACCAGATTCGTGAGAAAATTGGTGTCATGTTTGGTAGCCCCGAAACAACACCTGGTGGTCGTGCTCTGAAGTTTTATAGTTCTGTGCGTGTGGATGTTCGCCGTGTGGCGACGCTGAAAGATGGCGATACGGTTACCGGCATACGTATGAAAGCCAAGATTGTCAAAAATAAGATCGCCCCTCCTTTCCGAATTGCTGAATTTGATATGCTCAGTACTGGTGGCATCAACTTTGAATTGGACCTGCTAGATTTGGCTGCTGAAAATAAAATCGTCAAAAAGAGTGGTAGCTGGTTCAGTTATGGAGAAACGCGACTCGGGCAAGGTCGAGACCGTTCCAAGACAGTTTTAGAAGAAAATCCTGAACTCTGTCAGGAAATTAAACAGAAAGTACTAATCGCTCAAGGGCTGGTTCCTTCTTCAGAAGCAGTGGAAGCCTGATCTGGCAATCTTTCTACCAAATGAGTGATTCGTGACAATTCCCTCAACGACCTTGAGTCCGAACGTGGTATTCAAGGTCGTTTTGCATTGGGTTCTCTCCAGAAACACTGTAAAATTAGCGTTTATTTAATCCAAACCAAGTAGGAAATGTTTTCCTATAGCACTTATAAAAGTTTTTTAATTTGAACTAAGGCAACAAATGTCTGATGATCAATCCACAAAATTTGCTCAAAGCCAGGCGTTGTTCATCTTGGCTTTGGTGAGTGGCCTGCTTCTCTTTCCACCTCAAAAAAGTAATTCACTACATGCGCAAGGGCTGGACGCGAGAGCCATTGCTGTTGCCGTCGAAAAACAATTGATCACAGCCATTGAAAAGTCTGAAAAGTCCGTCGTTGCGATTTCAAAAATCAAAACGAAAAAACAACAATTCCAATCTCGTGTCCCTGCTCCTTTTGGATTGGACCCTAATCAACAGTTTAATGAATCGCAAAACCCACAGAATCTGAGTTTTATTCCTAACGAATTTGGTTCAGGCATACTAATTCCAGATTCAACAAATCAGAAGCGAACTCTGATCCTCACGAATTATCATCTGACACAGGGGGGCCCTGTAGAAGGGCAAAAGACAATTCCTGAAAATCGTATCTATATTCACACAGTCAATCGACGGGGCTTCTATGCGGAAATTATCGCTGCTGACCCGCGTAGTGATCTGGCTGTCCTCGTCCCGGCGCGCGATCTTCCTCGAGAATATGCCCAATCACTGACCCCCATTAAATACGGAAACACAGAATCGATTCGGAAGGGTCAATTTGTGATTGCTTTGGGAAATCCATATGCCATTGCCCGCGATGGCTCACCGAGTGCCAGTTGGGGAATTGTAAGTAACTTTCACCGATTTCCTGTTCCTGTAAAAAAACACTTTTTTGATCAAGAAATTGCCAAAGAAGAAACACTGCACCATTTTGGAACTTTATTACAGGTTGATACACGTCTTGATCTGGGGACCAGTGGTGGTGCATTATTGGACCTAGATGGAAATCTGATTGGAATTACAACATCACTGGCGGCATTAGACGGATATGAAAAGTCGACAGGTTATGCCATTCCCATCGATAATTCGACAAAGCGGATCATTAACAGCCTCTCTGCTGGACTGGAAGCAGAATACGGTTTTCTCGGTATCCAGCCAACTACGATTGAGCGTAGTCAGGCAAGACACAATTTTATTGGAAATTCGCCGCTCCGAGATCCCTTCTATGTATCTGCCATCAATGTGAAACAACATTCCCCTGCCCAATTGGCCGGCATGCAACCGCATGATTTGATTCTATCAATCAATGGGAAAAAATTGACAAATCATCTGGAGTTAATGCGGGAAGTAGGCAAAGCAGGAGCAGGAAATGAAGTAAAGCTTCAAATATTAAGAGGAAGAAAACCGCGTGAGTTGACTCTGACAGTGAAACTAGGAAAATGGCCAGTGGTTGACGATGAAGGGATAGTTCAAACTCAATACCGCCACCCACTCTGGCGCGGACTGAGAGTTGATTACCCCACAGCGCGCAGCAAATTTACATATAGTCCGTTCAGTTACCCACCTGCAGTCGTAGTGACCCATATCGATCCAGAAAGTCCCGCTCAACTTGCTGGTCTTAAAGAAGGGACGTTTATAAGTCATATTAATAATCAAGCAATCAAGACACCTGATTTGTTTTATCAGGAAGTACAAAAAATAAGCAATTCACAACAAGTAACATTACAACTTTTGGATGGCCGAAAAGTTATCCTTCCCCCAATTAAGTAATCTTAAAAGCAATGAAAACAGACGAACTTCGCGAAAGTTATCTCTCCTTCTTTGAAGAAAAAGGATGTGTTAGACGACCTTCAGATGTATTGGTCCCACGTGATGACCGTACCGTGCTATTCACTCCCGCAGGAATGAATCAATTTAAAAATCAGTTTCTGGGTGTTGGTAAACTCGAATTTACCCGAGCTACAACCTGCCAGATGTGCCTGCGCACTGGAGACATTCAAAATGTGGGAGTGACTCCCTACCACCATACATTTTTTGAGATGCTCGGAAATTTCTCATTTGGCGATTACTTTAAACGTGAAGCAATTCATTGGGCCTGGGAGTACCTGACTGATAAAAAATGGTTGGGTCTGGATTCTAACCTGCTATCTGTAACGGTCTACCAGGACGATGATGAAGCTTACAATATCTGGCACGATGAAATTAAAGTTCCCTCGAATCGAATCAGCCGTGAAAATGAACACGAAAATTTCTGGCCTGCAGGTGCACCCTCCTTAGGCCCTGATGGTGTCTGTGGTCCTTGCAGTGAAATTTTTTATCATCCTAATGGTGGAAAAGATAATGTAGAAATCTGGAACCTTGTTTTCACTCAATTCAATCGCGTGGGAGATCCCCCTGATAATTTAAAACCACTTCCTAAACAAAATATCGATACTGGCATGGGATTAGAGCGTACAGCCTCGGTCCTGCAAGGAGTCCCCAGTAACTTTGAAATTGACACTCTCAAAAAACTCTGTTTGGCAGCCGGCGATGCTGTGGGAACGAATTATCAATTCGAATCAGCAGCAGGTCGCCCGCTCCGCCGTATCTCAGACCACGTTCGCGCTGTCACCTTTAGTATTCATGAAGGCGTGAATCCAGGCAGTGAGAAAGAGAGTTATGTTGTTCGGCAGTTACTACGCCGTGCACTCTTGGAAGGCTATCTATTAGGAAAACATGAACCATTTCTATTCCAGATTGTCCCGTCCGTAGTCGAGATCATGAAAGCACCTTATCCGGATATAGCAAAAACGGTTGAAAATGCGCAGCGCATCATCAAGGAGGAAGAAGAACAATTTCTGGGTGTCATTGGAAAAGGACTGACACGCTTCGAAGGATTCGTCAAAAATGCCGAAAAGAACGGGCTCTCAAAAATCTCTGGCGAAGAGGTCTTTGACCTTCATCAGACAGATGGATTTCTAATTGAACTCACTGAAGCACTCGCTGCCAAAAATAATCTTTCCGTAGACCGTGCTGAATTTGATACTCTGATGCAGCGACATAAAGAAGGCAGTGGTAGTGGTGCCTTTCTAGACTCAGTCATGTCAGAAGGTCCATTAACGGCATTACACAAAACGACCAGCGATACGGTTTTTAAAGGCTACGAAACCACAGAAGCAGACGCAAAAGTTGTTGGGATTATTGCTGAAGACAGGCTAGTGGAATCACTCGTTGAAAAAGGACACGCCCACCCTGTTGTACTAGTGCTTGATCAAACTCCCTTTTATGCAGAAGCAGGTGGACAAGTAGGCGATACCGGTTTCATAGAATCAGATGACATACATTTTGAAGTCATTAACACACAGAAAAATGGTGGATTGATTCTTCACATCGGACACCTTTTAAAGGGTAAACTCGATCAGGGACAAACACTAAAAGCAACAGTAACTGAGCCCCGGCGATCAGGAATTCAACGTGCCCATTCGGCAACGCACTTGTTACACCATGGTCTTCAATCAGTTTTAGGCCAAAACGCAATGCAACGCGGGTCGAAAGTTGAAGAAGATATGCTCCGCTTTGACTTCTCGCATAGCAAGTCACTGACTTCAGAAGAAATCAGTCAGATTGAAGATATCATCAATCAGCGTATCTCAGAAGGTGCCAATGTCACGACAGAGCTGATGAAACTTCAAGTTGCCCGCGATCTTGGTGCAATGGCTCTGTTCGGTGAAAAATATCCAGACAATGTGCGTGTCGTCAGAATGGGAGATTTTAGCATTGAACTTTGTGGGGGCACTCACCTGTCTAATACAGGGCAAGTGGGTCTCTGCAAAATTGTGAGCGAAGAACCTGTTGCCAAAGGCGTTCGACGTATTCACGCCCTGACAGGTCCTAAAGCACTGGAAAAAACGAGAAATACTGAAAAACTGCTCCAGGAAATTGCCGTGCAACTCAAAGCACCGCGAGTGGACGAACTACCTCATCGCATTGCACACTTGCAGGATGAACTACGCGAAACTAAAAAGCAGCTCTTGAAGTTTTCCAGCAAATCACTGGCCAGTACTGCCGATAAACTACTGGAAAATGCTGCCACTGTAAACGATGTAAAAATTGTTGCATATTATGCAAAAGATGCTTCGCGAGACCAGCTACGTGAATTAGCAGATCATCTGCGTAAAAAAGGAAAACATGTTGCCCTGATCTTGGGTACCGTTATT
The Gimesia aquarii DNA segment above includes these coding regions:
- a CDS encoding MraY family glycosyltransferase — protein: MLFFVIACLVPSFLISFLATAAMRKLAPKWGLIDQPAQRKVHTNPTPLGGGVGIWLGVVVPIGMAQLIVLILLKSGATPSWIPQELAPHLEGVLYRSQLLWAVLAGGTILSVMGLLDDKINISWKPRLIIQLLVAMGLVFAGVRGTLFIQQPWIGMLLTVAWIIVLVNSLNFLDNMDGLTSGIGLIAAVLFALIMLRFTSEPRWLVAGVLLVLAGSISGFLCHNWPPAKIFMGDSGSYFIGLILSTMTILGTFYSGNSAQGEPVASRHVILAPLCILAIPLYDFCTVMVIRLKEGRSPFHADKSHFSHRLVELGLSKRNTVLTIHLATLTTGVAGLILYEVSSWDAALLIILLIVCVLSIVTILENAGRKNRE
- a CDS encoding O-antigen ligase family protein gives rise to the protein MSKRRKQHRSQSSHSKPDPAAPEHHPLLSLLNGVQLFLVGTLITTRYFLPAESAPQGDTLHIALGWFIVVILFSSSLLLDRSWTPRLDRYDFGVWLLVSGQVIATMVMILITEGQKRAALNLMWEWVSLGLSFSLIRRIIATTQLRTVLLQGLLTTIVLLSVYGIWQHHWMYGQLAEEYLSARQQFDTASTPAERSEFQKKLLSMGVPADALSGSGQQLFEQRLLDSTEPLGMFALANTFAGLLAVGFLIAFSQTVHALFDKTRHVTSKGSRFKSWILLLPTILIGYCLILTKSRTAWVGVVGGLVSLGILKLIRHKEQSQAWKKQAIKWGSMAGIILLGFFLLATFSGGFDKEVLTEAPKSLKYRLEWWTATWDLIKESPLWGTGPGNFREHYLKYKLPGSSEEIADPHNLFLDVWANGGMIAFTGLLTVLMLACYHWVIKPSASSNESKTEIDSFQNEMSTSQVALLLGFIFAFPFLWGIQLFLQSIDETLLWIFCLGWLVLYFMLNLGWKTDDEFQQIEDRSSLLSLSLAAGFVALSIHLLGAGGIAMPAITQTWFLLLALAVPVTCQQAHESGNLPLKSSSGKSKPLKSIHLKTLLLFVCLLMIVFFVWSSFAPTIHRKRLVIKGEQALLRGRSAQSAQRFFRQATQTDPLSPGPWQALAQINFNQWTQREHDDRDAFDQGVKQLKEAIRRNPFNPLSYFELGQKFFQEYHISKTQADLDDAIDNLNQAVTGYPNNARYRAALAEVLFEAGQINESQGEARQAIDLDEANHQAQHIDKYLSEKTLNKMKEIINLSHRNQN
- a CDS encoding DUF1573 domain-containing protein encodes the protein MNLRAILTTIVVLIAALAGTIWLGRGNSTLETGNSGNPQKSVEDDRPQVSETGPYPKAVVDEELYKFGEMAVGQSLSHKFVLKNEGEAPLEVKKGNTTCKCTLSEMKDNAVAPGESIEIELIWTPKTPQETFGQTATIWTNDPKNQEMKLQIEGTVNNLISFTGDSLGSPNWSLPVMSTEEPVSFTGKIHTKYLDDFKILEMISSNPGLTSSSKPLTPEELKEVDAKSGYGIKITGDPNKFPLGGFMERLTVKTDIPNNLKSEKPDKAHKHADHDGHDHKHDEQAEYKEFVIQVSGNHTGPIRIVPTFGVHWNPKTMVLNLGEFDSKEGKEVTLSMFVEGTEQPLKILSQEIVPDFLKFELKKDDKFQSKTKQRYELKFGVPAGKPSMSFGRGNLANVKLQTNHPNAKEINFRVRFISL
- a CDS encoding multiheme c-type cytochrome, which produces MFYKRNSEHHYRVALLASILLLVGCEKKLSSPPIAKNSDSTVTENQSAHSETEKPVTTDTAEKTSAAQTHQKTESGHHKSASKSSPRPLFKDWPAPKLAIILTGERRGYLEPCGCTQNQTGGVSLLANLVKKIEDQKWPVTAFDLGGLVKRNRRQSQIKYETILASMKDMKYAGIGLGPEELRFGADIFLQLHNPEPASPNTTPTFLAANILILETPDLGKSHFKIIEVGGVKIAVTSIIGKSRMEKVPDIVWQEPVKVLPEVIKKMQAAKPDLMVLLSQSDKEESKSIAEKLPVFDILLTAGGVEDPIGKPTFIGKTMMVDVGHKGKNAGVVGYYPESAAKDDPSKRFRFTVIELDKQRFQDTPRMAEHMQFYQDRLKQEDLAAKELPIDHPRGATYVGAETCGECHTKAYEKWLTTAHAHAYESLITGREDQKGQNVISRIYDPECLSCHVTGWHPQDVIRYKSGFVNKKESPHLLGQQCENCHGPGSGHIELVDMDKLEEAKKVMRVTLDEAKKKTCYQCHDLDNSPNFEFDSYWEKVKHPWRD